The Thermoanaerobaculia bacterium genomic interval CTCGTGCGCGGTCGTCCAGAGGTGGCGGTGGAGCGTTGCCGCCGCTGGCTCGCGGAGCAGGAGAGGTTGGGACTCGACTACCATCGGCCCCAGCTCGCCGTGCTTGCGGCGCGGGCTTGCGGCTGGTTGGAACGGCCCGGCGAAGCCGCCGGCTGGCTCGAGTGGGTGGACGCCGCCGGACTCGGCGAGCTCGAGGCCGAGGAGGTCCCGGCCCTGTTCGCACTCGCCGGCAGACTCGACGAGGCTCGCCTTCGGGCGCGCGACGGAGCGTTCGCCGCGTTCTGGCTGCCGGTTCTCGCTGGCGAAGCGCCGCCCGCTGCAGCGTTCGCGACGAACGGCGGTCTCCCGGCCGCCGGCGCCGCCGCCGCGCTCGGCTCGCTGCCGCCGTTTCGCCGGGCGCGGCTCCTCCTCGATCTCGAGCTCGCGCTTCCGGGAGCCGTACCCCGGGAGCACCGGGAAGCGGCCGCAGAGCTGTTCCGGCAGCTCGGTGCCGCGCGCTATGCGGCGATCCTGGCGCGCGGCGAGGTCCGACTGTGGACGGCGCTGCGCGACTACGCCCTGCAACCGCCGGGCGATCGCGCCGCCCTCGGCGAGCTCTTTCGCAGCGTCGGCGCGCCCGAGGCCGAGCTCGTCTGGCACGGGCCGTCGGGCGACCTGCGCTGGATCGAAGGCAGCGCGCCGCACGATGCGGTCGCCGAGGAGCTGATCGCCGAGCGCGCCGGCGGCCTGCTGCGGCTGCGCGTGGCGCGGGTCGACGAGGTTCTGCGGGCGATCTTCGCCCTGCTGTTGCGCGAGCTGCCGGAGCCGCGGGTGGCGCTCGGGCGAGAACCGGCGCCGGCCGGCGGCGGTGCCGGCGAGGGCGCCTTGGCGGCCGGAGGCTGGATCGGCAAGAGCCCGCTCCTCGCTGCCGCGCTCGAGCGGCTGCGGCAGTTCGCGCCGAGCGACATGCCGGTCCTCCTGCTCGGCGAGAGCGGCTCGGGCAAGGAGCTCGCGGCGCGGGAGGTCCGGCGCGCGAGCGCGCGCGCCGGCGCGCCCTGGGTGCCGGTGAATTGCGCCGCGCTGTCGGAAACGCTGCTGCTGTCGGATCTCTTCGGTCACGCGCGCGGGGCGTTCACCGGCGCCGACCGGGCGCGGGCCGGCGTCTTCGAGACTGCCAACGGCGGCACGGTCTTCCTCGACGAGATCGGCGACCTGCCACCCGTCGCCCAGGGGAATCTCCTGCGCGTGCTGCAGGAGGGAGAGGTCCGCCGGCTCGGCGAATCGACGGCGCGCCGAGTGGACGTGCGCCTGGTCGCCGCGACCCACCGCGACCTCGACGCCATGGTGCGCGACGGCAGGTTTCGCCAGGACCTCTACTACCGGCTCAAGGTCTGCACCGTCACGCTGCCGCCACTGCGTGAGCGCGGCGGGGACGTGATGCTGCTCGCCGAGCACTTCGTCGCTGCCGAGAGCCGTCGGCGCGAACGGCCGCAGCTGCATCTCGCCGCCGACGCGCGCCGCGCCCTCGAGGCGCACCGCTGGCCGGGCAACGTCCGCGAGCTGGCGCACTCCCTTCAGGCGGCATCCGCGCTCGCCGGAGACGGGCCGATCCGCGCCGCGATGCTCGACCTGGGCGCACCGTCGGGGGAGGTGCGAGAGCGCGCGACGAGCGCTTATCACCAGGAGCTCGACGACTTCCGTCGCGGATTGCTGCTCCGGGCGCTCCGCGCCGCAGGAGGCAATCGCGCCGAGGCCTCCCGCCGCCTCGGCCTGTCGCGCCAGGCGCTCTCCTATCTGGTGCTCCATCTCGGGCTCGACGACGAGATCGGAACGGTTGGCACCGCGGGCTCCTTCGCGGGCGGCAGAGATTGATCGGCTACCTCGTCCGCCGCCTCGCGCAAGCGGTCCCGGTCACGCTCGCGGTGGCGACGCTGGTCTTCGCGCTGATTCATCTCATCCCGGGAGATCCGGTCGAGATGATGCTCGGCGAGGGTGCGCAGGCGGCCGACGTCACGGCGCTGCGCGCCCGGCTCGGCCTCGACCGGCCGCTCCTCGAGCAGTACACCGGGTTCATCGCCGGGCTGTTGCGCGGCGATCTCGGCACTTCGCTGCACTTCGGCGAGCCGGTGGCGAGGCTCATCGCCCGGCACTACCCGGCGACCGCGGCGCTGGCTTTCGCAGCCCTGGCCGCCGCGCTCGCCATCGCCCTGCCGCTCGGCATGCTCGCCGCCTACCACCGCGATGGTTGGATCGACCGGTTGGCCCGCCTCTTTTCGCTCGCCGGGGTGTCGATCCCGAATTTCTGGCTCGGACCTGTCGCGATGCTCCTGTTCTCGATCCAGCTCGATCTGCTGCCGGTCTCGGGGCGCTCGGGCTGGCAGAGCCTGGTGCTGCCGGCCGCCACTCTGGGCCTCGCGCTGGCGGCGCTGCTGACGCGCATGGTGCGCTCGGCGGTCGGGGCCGAGCTCGGCCGCCCGTACCTCGTCACGGCGCGCGCCAAAGGGATCTCGCGCTCCCGAGTCGCCCT includes:
- a CDS encoding sigma 54-interacting transcriptional regulator codes for the protein MSSGAERLEHPAFVPATGRPIDAAACTDRAKLGVLLQGAAVLSLCDGAGWSLVRGWESAAVDGCGRLSGLEARPGRDSRPAQEKLRELLLRLFRAKTRVAGRGEGRSAARELLTAWEGALAPMSSDEAVGRILAAAEFLWEPEFSFVHQALRGGVVREGVVHSRVAGPAAVRQRLFGPSRHDGPSGSSASPGSAEARAPLASRPSASDLWRQAEALFALGRFEQTKFLLAGREDSAALGLRGACCLLLGELAAAREIVHALAARPLTGAERIAAGDLALRVLALSGEPDGAADWAAAALARARSPVSRALAHLLGATAALDRGDRAGAARHFAGARPEAANPRVARHWHEARVWQALGDSDGAAVVEHSRALFASRRALRRFEAGRAWNNLGLGHLTLGDFARAERAFQHSARLLRLCDGPLAVTLAQWNLAEVRLRSGKLLEVETILRASMSHNRRSGNRRGLTVDEALWLRLELVRGRPEVAVERCRRWLAEQERLGLDYHRPQLAVLAARACGWLERPGEAAGWLEWVDAAGLGELEAEEVPALFALAGRLDEARLRARDGAFAAFWLPVLAGEAPPAAAFATNGGLPAAGAAAALGSLPPFRRARLLLDLELALPGAVPREHREAAAELFRQLGAARYAAILARGEVRLWTALRDYALQPPGDRAALGELFRSVGAPEAELVWHGPSGDLRWIEGSAPHDAVAEELIAERAGGLLRLRVARVDEVLRAIFALLLRELPEPRVALGREPAPAGGGAGEGALAAGGWIGKSPLLAAALERLRQFAPSDMPVLLLGESGSGKELAAREVRRASARAGAPWVPVNCAALSETLLLSDLFGHARGAFTGADRARAGVFETANGGTVFLDEIGDLPPVAQGNLLRVLQEGEVRRLGESTARRVDVRLVAATHRDLDAMVRDGRFRQDLYYRLKVCTVTLPPLRERGGDVMLLAEHFVAAESRRRERPQLHLAADARRALEAHRWPGNVRELAHSLQAASALAGDGPIRAAMLDLGAPSGEVRERATSAYHQELDDFRRGLLLRALRAAGGNRAEASRRLGLSRQALSYLVLHLGLDDEIGTVGTAGSFAGGRD
- a CDS encoding ABC transporter permease — translated: MIGYLVRRLAQAVPVTLAVATLVFALIHLIPGDPVEMMLGEGAQAADVTALRARLGLDRPLLEQYTGFIAGLLRGDLGTSLHFGEPVARLIARHYPATAALAFAALAAALAIALPLGMLAAYHRDGWIDRLARLFSLAGVSIPNFWLGPVAMLLFSIQLDLLPVSGRSGWQSLVLPAATLGLALAALLTRMVRSAVGAELGRPYLVTARAKGISRSRVALLHALKNAMIPVVTVVGLQFGALLTGAILTETIFSWPGLGRLLIQAIRLRDYPLVQGCVLLISVTYVLVNLATDLLYAWLDPRIRLQEAKAEAGR